From Rickettsia endosymbiont of Ceutorhynchus obstrictus, a single genomic window includes:
- a CDS encoding transposase, producing the protein MSYPSELGDEEWEIIKEYFAYKKKGRKIKIDRRSIVNAIFYQSRTGCQWQYLPKEYPNYKIVNEYYNKWNRRGLWQKINEELVSRCRESMGKKSKSENWNN; encoded by the coding sequence ATGAGCTATCCAAGTGAATTAGGGGATGAAGAGTGGGAAATAATAAAAGAATATTTTGCCTATAAGAAGAAAGGAAGGAAAATAAAAATAGATAGAAGATCAATAGTAAATGCAATATTTTATCAGAGCCGTACAGGGTGTCAGTGGCAATATTTACCAAAAGAATATCCAAATTATAAAATAGTTAATGAATATTATAATAAATGGAATCGTAGAGGATTATGGCAAAAGATAAATGAAGAACTTGTTTCAAGATGCCGAGAATCAATGGGGAAAAAAAGCAAGTCCGAGAATTGGAATAATTGA
- a CDS encoding helix-turn-helix transcriptional regulator — MKEIGRILNLSPRTVEHHLNKVKQKTGLLYKSQLIGEFLKNASPSLFK; from the coding sequence ATGAAAGAGATAGGAAGAATTTTAAACCTATCTCCTAGAACTGTAGAACATCACCTTAATAAGGTTAAACAAAAAACAGGCTTATTATATAAATCACAATTAATTGGTGAATTTCTTAAAAATGCTTCTCCTTCACTTTTTAAATAA
- a CDS encoding SRPBCC family protein, with protein MRNNKDKHTAQPFLCIKQAPSAKAEMLIRKSVEEVFEAFVNPAITAKFWFTKGSDRLQVGKQIRWDWEMYGHSVQVNVKEIEKNKRIVIEWSLYKTTLVEWQFTSLAIDETFVSVTNTGFIGDGDEIIEQALSSTEGFTIMLAGAKAFLEHNIILNLVVDRFPDKVNKH; from the coding sequence ATGAGAAATAATAAGGATAAACATACAGCTCAACCGTTTTTGTGTATTAAACAAGCTCCTTCTGCCAAGGCAGAAATGCTTATTCGCAAATCGGTTGAAGAAGTATTTGAAGCTTTTGTGAATCCCGCTATTACAGCCAAATTCTGGTTTACTAAAGGTAGTGATAGATTACAAGTAGGTAAACAAATTCGGTGGGATTGGGAGATGTACGGTCATTCCGTACAAGTTAACGTCAAAGAGATTGAAAAAAATAAGAGAATAGTTATTGAGTGGAGCTTATATAAGACTACATTGGTAGAGTGGCAGTTTACTTCTCTAGCAATTGACGAAACTTTTGTTAGTGTTACAAATACAGGATTTATCGGCGACGGTGATGAGATAATAGAGCAAGCCCTCTCTTCAACGGAAGGTTTTACTATAATGCTTGCCGGGGCAAAAGCTTTTCTTGAACACAATATTATTTTAAATCTGGTAGTAGATCGCTTTCCTGATAAAGTTAATAAACACTAA
- a CDS encoding transposase: MKNLFQDAENQWGKKASPRIGIIDSQSIKNTQRSEVKGYDAGKKIKGIKRHIVTDANGLLLAVNVHSASIQDRDGAKESLLVAKNKYPSIERFFADGGYSGNLQNWCFLNTKSLLSEILSLSRVLYIF; the protein is encoded by the coding sequence ATGAAGAACTTGTTTCAAGATGCCGAGAATCAATGGGGAAAAAAAGCAAGTCCGAGAATTGGAATAATTGATTCGCAATCAATTAAGAATACGCAAAGAAGTGAAGTAAAAGGGTATGATGCCGGTAAAAAGATAAAAGGAATAAAGCGTCATATAGTAACAGATGCAAATGGTTTATTACTAGCTGTTAATGTACATTCAGCAAGTATACAAGATAGAGACGGTGCTAAAGAAAGCTTGCTTGTAGCAAAGAATAAATATCCATCAATTGAAAGATTTTTTGCAGATGGAGGCTATAGTGGTAATTTACAAAATTGGTGTTTTTTGAATACAAAATCATTGTTATCTGAAATTTTAAGTTTATCAAGAGTTTTATATATTTTTTGA
- a CDS encoding ankyrin repeat domain-containing protein: MWEQLAAAINAKNITEAQNLITSINQSELSKVDRDGNTVLMLAGKNASCGITKNNSVHWNGLEKVSELLISKMSNLAINVVAKDGYTALTWAASAGWIKICEPLIFRMSEQTISAIATNGNTTLIFASMNGLEKICELLLPKMNDQSINSVGSQGFTALTPAASRGSEKIFELLLPKMNSEAINFVSNNGYTNLTWAAAKGSEKICELLIPKMNEKAINVIAEDGYTALMRAAHTGSNKICELLIPRMSEQAISAINYNSETALILAASKGKYSEKICELLIPRMSEKAINHVNKDGNTALILAVGAGDGVGLERICELLIPRMSEQSINCLGKAGYTAMDIAISKGYIRIIPIIKPPQEYENKEFTSNKDKGNTKPEISINPSSITEEEIIKELPNKIIEISKFQQLIFAIKSEDTKSAARLIIQMTEKELNEVDKEGRTVLHWAIEKCNEKIVAILLKKNPSLISVEDHNNNKPLILAELLSLTKDSDYSKIIELLKNITGGSLGVHEHESYWHEYSKVAMDKILELRLEATGIEKENFKIMSPNYVWDGYENTAEKLSKEILTDLLKVSKQVLIFLNLHNKHWVGISINKTDKEIKINYLDSEQNKVPVLLKNALTEKIATAYPNCEVILSEKVLELQKSNNCGSEVVENLVFEATGHRVDQESAIVMHSLLYEDSLLGENGNLITF; this comes from the coding sequence ATGTGGGAACAATTAGCAGCAGCTATAAATGCAAAAAACATAACAGAAGCACAAAATTTAATCACATCTATAAATCAGAGTGAGTTAAGTAAGGTTGATAGAGATGGCAATACAGTACTAATGTTAGCAGGTAAGAATGCCTCATGTGGGATTACTAAGAATAATTCGGTTCATTGGAATGGCTTAGAAAAAGTAAGTGAATTATTGATATCTAAAATGAGTAACCTGGCTATTAATGTTGTTGCTAAAGATGGTTATACAGCATTAACTTGGGCAGCTTCTGCAGGATGGATAAAAATATGTGAGCCATTAATTTTTAGAATGAGTGAGCAAACTATTAGTGCCATTGCAACAAATGGTAATACAACACTAATATTCGCTAGTATGAATGGCTTAGAGAAAATATGTGAGCTATTGCTACCTAAAATGAATGATCAATCTATTAACTCTGTGGGTTCACAAGGTTTTACAGCTTTAACTCCAGCTGCTTCGAGAGGGTCAGAGAAAATATTTGAGCTGTTGTTACCTAAAATGAATAGTGAGGCTATTAATTTTGTTTCTAACAATGGGTATACGAATTTAACTTGGGCAGCCGCTAAAGGATCAGAAAAAATATGTGAGCTATTAATACCTAAAATGAATGAAAAAGCTATTAATGTTATTGCTGAAGATGGTTATACAGCATTAATGAGAGCCGCACATACAGGTTCAAATAAAATATGTGAGTTGTTAATACCTCGAATGAGTGAGCAGGCTATTAGTGCTATTAATTATAACAGTGAGACAGCATTAATTTTAGCAGCTAGTAAGGGCAAGTACTCGGAAAAAATATGCGAGTTATTAATACCTCGAATGAGTGAAAAAGCTATAAACCATGTTAATAAAGACGGTAATACAGCGTTAATTTTGGCTGTTGGTGCAGGTGATGGTGTAGGTTTGGAAAGAATATGCGAGCTGTTAATACCTCGAATGAGTGAACAGTCTATTAATTGCCTTGGCAAAGCAGGTTATACTGCTATGGATATAGCAATTTCAAAAGGTTATATTAGAATAATACCCATTATAAAGCCTCCTCAAGAATACGAAAATAAGGAATTTACAAGTAATAAAGATAAAGGGAACACCAAACCTGAAATTTCAATTAATCCTAGTAGCATTACTGAAGAAGAAATTATTAAAGAATTGCCTAACAAAATAATTGAAATTTCTAAATTTCAGCAACTAATTTTTGCAATTAAATCCGAGGATACAAAAAGTGCAGCAAGATTAATTATTCAAATGACAGAAAAGGAATTAAATGAAGTTGATAAAGAAGGTAGAACTGTCTTACATTGGGCTATTGAGAAGTGTAATGAAAAAATAGTGGCGATCCTACTAAAGAAGAATCCGAGTTTAATCAGTGTTGAAGATCACAATAATAATAAGCCACTAATATTAGCTGAACTACTAAGTCTTACTAAAGATTCTGATTACTCAAAAATTATTGAATTGCTGAAGAATATCACAGGTGGCTCTTTAGGTGTACATGAGCATGAGAGTTATTGGCATGAATATAGCAAAGTAGCTATGGATAAAATATTAGAACTTCGATTAGAAGCTACTGGTATAGAAAAAGAAAATTTTAAAATAATGAGTCCTAATTATGTATGGGATGGATATGAAAATACAGCTGAAAAATTGAGTAAAGAAATCCTAACTGATCTATTGAAAGTATCAAAACAGGTTCTAATATTTTTAAACTTACATAATAAGCATTGGGTAGGAATATCAATAAATAAAACCGATAAGGAAATAAAAATAAATTATCTAGATTCTGAACAAAATAAAGTACCCGTTTTACTTAAAAATGCTTTAACAGAAAAAATAGCTACTGCATATCCTAATTGCGAGGTTATTTTATCTGAAAAAGTCTTAGAATTACAAAAATCTAATAATTGCGGTTCCGAAGTAGTTGAAAATCTTGTTTTTGAGGCAACAGGTCATAGAGTAGATCAAGAAAGTGCTATAGTAATGCATTCTTTATTATATGAAGATTCTTTATTAGGTGAAAATGGAAATTTAATAACTTTTTAA
- a CDS encoding AAA family ATPase, producing the protein MQGNKLPRMIVGTDEFYDLVVNSDVFVDKSLMIQELLEDNGKVILITRPRRWGKSLNMNMLQKFFEIEIDQNGAVLPKEDKVNRKLFIGGEIDLGIKGKKILKPLKISNQKYAMAQQGNYPVILLNLKDVKGSNFKEIENGIEKQIVKLFSNHRYLKKYYVISDNGLLDSVQKKQLERYFTGELTIEDIKDSLRFLSELLFKHFNQKVYILIDEYDTPINSSYLEFGNKSEEFDNVLKLFRGMLGSSLKSNPYLEKGVITGILRIAKANLFSDLNNVREYTLLDKQFSKFYGFIQEEVDELLTKVPTKTTPDHIKDWYNGYNFGGEVIYNPWSIMLCLSSEGQLDHYWLDSGGTSLIDKALLSDEIQIDLQQLAVGKSIVSPITKQISFSDIDKPIGLFSLLLFSGYLNPVVKESEKNIYELSVPNKEVKYIYETRVLRWVTDKLKIDSSRYYSFIGLLANCQIEEFKEGLQRLLRGATSFYQTGETKAEVFYSGFMLGLINMLTVSHIIDSEKETGSGRADIVLIPKAGKNNNAIIIEYKIASKEENLETIAKAGLEQINNKQYDVKIKEYTHVQKIIKIAMTFYGKEVFLQYQIDQLTKFD; encoded by the coding sequence ATGCAAGGTAATAAGTTACCTAGAATGATTGTAGGCACGGATGAATTCTATGATTTAGTAGTTAATAGTGATGTATTTGTTGATAAAAGTTTAATGATTCAAGAATTATTGGAAGATAATGGCAAGGTAATCTTAATTACTAGACCAAGGCGCTGGGGCAAAAGCCTAAATATGAATATGCTTCAGAAGTTTTTTGAAATAGAAATAGATCAAAATGGTGCGGTCTTACCTAAAGAAGATAAGGTAAATCGTAAACTTTTTATAGGTGGAGAAATTGATTTAGGCATTAAAGGCAAAAAGATACTAAAGCCTCTGAAGATTAGTAATCAAAAATATGCCATGGCTCAGCAAGGTAATTATCCTGTAATATTACTGAATTTAAAAGACGTTAAAGGTAGTAATTTTAAGGAAATTGAGAATGGAATAGAGAAGCAGATAGTAAAGTTATTTAGTAATCACCGCTATTTAAAGAAATATTATGTCATAAGTGATAATGGTTTACTGGATAGTGTACAAAAAAAACAGTTAGAGAGATATTTTACTGGAGAGCTTACAATAGAAGATATAAAAGATAGTTTACGTTTTTTAAGTGAATTACTTTTCAAACATTTTAACCAGAAAGTATATATATTGATCGACGAGTATGATACTCCGATCAATAGTTCTTACTTAGAATTTGGTAATAAATCAGAAGAGTTTGATAATGTATTAAAATTATTCCGTGGTATGCTTGGCAGTAGTTTAAAGAGCAATCCTTATTTAGAAAAAGGAGTCATAACTGGAATATTACGTATAGCTAAGGCTAATTTATTTTCGGATTTGAATAATGTCCGTGAATATACTTTACTAGATAAGCAATTTTCTAAATTCTATGGTTTTATACAAGAAGAAGTTGATGAATTACTAACAAAAGTGCCGACAAAAACTACTCCTGATCATATCAAGGATTGGTATAACGGTTATAATTTCGGTGGAGAGGTAATCTATAATCCATGGTCAATAATGCTATGCTTATCTAGCGAAGGTCAGCTGGATCATTACTGGCTCGATAGCGGCGGCACTTCGCTTATAGATAAAGCGTTATTATCGGATGAAATACAAATAGATCTACAACAATTAGCTGTCGGCAAGAGTATAGTGTCTCCTATTACTAAACAAATAAGTTTTTCCGATATAGATAAACCTATAGGGTTATTTAGCTTGTTATTATTTAGTGGATATTTGAATCCAGTTGTTAAAGAATCGGAAAAGAATATATATGAATTATCTGTGCCTAATAAAGAGGTAAAATATATATACGAAACAAGAGTACTGAGGTGGGTCACTGATAAGTTAAAAATTGATAGTTCTAGATATTATTCTTTCATTGGTTTACTGGCTAACTGTCAAATAGAGGAATTTAAAGAAGGGCTACAAAGATTACTACGGGGTGCAACTAGCTTTTACCAAACTGGCGAAACAAAAGCTGAAGTATTTTATAGTGGTTTTATGTTAGGTTTAATAAATATGCTAACAGTAAGCCATATAATAGATAGCGAAAAAGAAACAGGTAGTGGTAGAGCAGATATAGTTTTAATTCCTAAAGCAGGTAAGAATAATAACGCAATTATTATAGAATATAAAATAGCATCTAAGGAAGAGAATTTAGAAACCATTGCTAAAGCAGGACTTGAACAAATTAATAATAAGCAATATGACGTCAAAATAAAAGAATATACTCATGTTCAGAAAATTATCAAAATTGCCATGACTTTTTACGGTAAGGAAGTGTTCCTACAATATCAAATTGATCAGCTTACTAAATTTGATTAA
- a CDS encoding helix-turn-helix transcriptional regulator: protein MASLIEINASAYQYYLYTQERLLQIHNHLQNLGIPFMAYGKIFKNGTYLPLITNTAAEFLQIYFSTIKNNGFTYTNIINQTTNAKCNYVFFSNDINCFDKRKDPIMYLMYDFNLWKNILMIYKLTNLEFIECYMFGVEGNTAQATNFYLNNMPLLEHGIDYFNCKAKDLIDTSDKKKLAYFKQKLNFNIVEQEELILQQSKQFALNTKFNNNSKLSLREIDCLYHLSLGNSMKEIGRILNLSPRTVEHHLNNVKQKTGLLYKSQLVSEFLKNAPASLFK from the coding sequence ATGGCTAGTTTAATTGAAATTAATGCATCTGCTTATCAATATTATTTGTATACTCAAGAGAGATTATTACAAATACATAATCATCTACAGAATTTAGGAATTCCATTTATGGCATATGGAAAGATTTTTAAAAATGGTACATATTTACCGCTTATAACTAATACTGCAGCAGAATTCCTACAAATATATTTTTCCACTATAAAGAACAACGGGTTTACTTATACTAATATAATTAATCAAACAACTAATGCAAAATGTAATTACGTATTTTTTTCAAATGATATAAATTGTTTTGACAAAAGAAAAGATCCAATTATGTACCTTATGTATGATTTTAACCTTTGGAAGAACATATTAATGATATATAAACTTACTAATTTAGAGTTTATAGAATGTTATATGTTTGGTGTAGAAGGTAATACGGCTCAAGCTACTAATTTTTATTTAAATAATATGCCTTTATTAGAACATGGAATAGATTACTTTAATTGCAAAGCCAAAGATCTTATTGATACTAGTGATAAAAAAAAATTAGCTTACTTTAAACAAAAACTTAATTTCAATATAGTAGAACAAGAAGAATTAATTTTACAACAATCTAAACAATTCGCCTTAAATACTAAATTTAATAATAATAGTAAACTCTCTCTTAGAGAAATTGATTGTTTATATCATTTATCTTTAGGAAATAGTATGAAAGAGATAGGAAGAATTTTAAACCTATCTCCTAGAACCGTAGAACATCACCTTAATAATGTTAAACAAAAAACAGGGTTGTTATATAAATCTCAATTAGTTAGTGAATTTCTTAAAAACGCTCCTGCATCACTTTTTAAATAA